In a single window of the Coregonus clupeaformis isolate EN_2021a unplaced genomic scaffold, ASM2061545v1 scaf2934, whole genome shotgun sequence genome:
- the LOC121562594 gene encoding uncharacterized protein LOC121562594, with the protein MTAGLVVHNVPLAFADHLGPLLKECFGDSKTAQEYRCARTKSSCITNEALAPYFTQELVKEMKKAPYTLVTDGSNDTGVEKMNPLTVRDFMGSKVVHQFLNMCTTSGTRCGTASEIFTKINSTIEEHGIPWENCIGLSVYNAAVNIGPRNSIASRVLQKHPNTYIHGCPCHVAHNTAKAAGVGFFKVSGFDLEDMVVDIGYWFKGSTNRKGYLTEFCELHEAEYMEVLLHISVRWLSLERCVTRILRLYEPLASYYKSANENQARFKRLVQTFTDPMTEVYLLFFQATVPTFTSFNLLLQREQSSIFLLHDEVGLDLAEES; encoded by the exons ATGACAGCTGGGTTGGTAGTTCACAATGTCCCCCTAGCCTTTGCGGACCACCTGGGACCTCTCCTAAAAGAATGTTTCGGAGATTCGAAGACAGCGCAGGAGTACAGGTGTGCCAGGACTAAGTCATCCTGCATTACCAATGAAGCACTCGCACCATATTTCACACAGGAGCTTGTGAAGGAGATGAAAAAAGCCCCGTATACCCTTGTTACGGATGGGTCGAATGACACTG GAGTGGAAAAGATGAACCCGCTTACTGTCCGGGACTTCATGGGCAGCAAAGTTGTCCACCAGTTCTTAAATATGTGCACAACAAGTGGGACGAGATGTGGGACAGCAAGTGAGATCTTCACCAAAATTAACTCCACCATAGAGGAGCATGGCATCCcttgggagaactgcattggtcTCTCAGTTTACAATGCAGCTGTGAACATTGGACCACGTAATTCCATTGCCTCTAGGGTGCTCCAGAAGCATCCCAACACCTATATTCATGGTTGTCCTTGTCATGTGGCACATAACACCGCCAAAGCTGCAGGAGTGGGATTTTTTAAA GTGTCCGGTTTTGATTTGGAGGATATGGTAGTGGATATCGGTTACTGGTTCAAGGGTAGCACAAATCGGAAAGGATACCTGACAG AGTTTTGTGAGCTCCATGAAGCGGAGTACATGGAGGTCCTCCTGCATATCTCGGTCCGTTGGCTAAGCCTTGAACGTTGTGTGACCAGGATCCTGAGGCTGTATGAACCTCTGGCCAGCTACTACAAATCTGCTA ATGAAAATCAGGCCAGGTTCAAGAGACTTGTGCAGACATTCACTGACCCCATGACAGAAGTGTACCTGCTGTTCTTCCAAGCCACTGTACCAACTTTCACTTCTTTCAACTTGCTGCTTCAGAGAGAGCAGTCATCAATATTTTTGTTACATGATGAGGTGGGATTGGATTTAGCT GAAGAAAGTTGA